A region from the Sulfurospirillum oryzae genome encodes:
- the nfo gene encoding deoxyribonuclease IV → MKFVGAHVSASGGVFNAPINATKIGAKAFALFTKNQRQWEGKSLTQDEIDRFKRELEIAEILPKHVLPHDSYLINLGHPELEAREKSLNAFLDEVKRCEALGLDKLNFHPGSHLKQISEEACLELISASMNEVLRQTNSVTLVVENTAGQGSNMGYKMEHLNYLMDNSIDKERVGVCIDTCHLFTSGYDIRSEDVYRQTMEKFATIVGFKYLKGMHLNDSKPDLGTRVDRHDSIGKGKLGLEPFKFIMNDERMNDIPLVLETIDDSIWAEEIALLYSLIK, encoded by the coding sequence ATGAAATTTGTTGGAGCACATGTGAGTGCAAGTGGCGGAGTGTTTAATGCTCCTATCAATGCCACAAAAATTGGAGCAAAAGCGTTTGCACTTTTTACAAAAAATCAACGTCAATGGGAAGGAAAATCTTTAACACAAGATGAAATTGATCGTTTCAAGCGTGAATTAGAGATTGCAGAGATTTTACCCAAACATGTTCTACCACACGATAGTTATTTGATTAATCTAGGGCATCCTGAGCTTGAAGCACGTGAAAAATCGTTAAATGCCTTTTTAGATGAGGTAAAACGCTGCGAAGCTTTAGGGCTTGATAAGCTCAATTTTCACCCAGGGAGCCATCTAAAACAGATAAGCGAAGAGGCGTGTTTAGAGCTTATCAGTGCATCTATGAATGAAGTGTTACGCCAAACAAACAGTGTTACACTCGTTGTTGAGAATACAGCTGGGCAAGGAAGTAATATGGGTTACAAAATGGAACACCTAAACTACCTTATGGATAATTCCATCGATAAAGAGCGTGTAGGGGTTTGCATCGATACCTGCCACTTGTTTACTTCAGGTTACGACATAAGAAGCGAAGATGTATATAGGCAAACGATGGAAAAATTTGCTACAATCGTCGGATTTAAGTATCTTAAAGGAATGCATCTTAATGATTCTAAGCCAGATCTAGGCACTCGTGTCGATAGACATGATTCTATCGGAAAGGGAAAATTAGGATTAGAGCCGTTCAAGTTTATCATGAATGACGAACGCATGAATGACATCCCTTTAGTGCTTGAAACAATCGATGATTCAATATGGGCAGAAGAGATTGCACTGCTTTATAGTCTTATCAAGTAG
- a CDS encoding c-type cytochrome — MVQHIKISLLSILFLSSLLHAAQEQTVRGETLFKQCAGCHGSDGRNKAFGKSGIIAGQSVIELMESLKFYKESEFKTHSTTLVMSKQVKNMNMEDLSEVANYVSKLQK, encoded by the coding sequence ATGGTTCAGCACATTAAAATCTCCCTTCTCTCAATCCTATTTTTATCTTCATTATTACATGCCGCCCAAGAACAAACCGTTCGAGGGGAAACACTCTTTAAGCAATGTGCAGGATGTCATGGAAGTGATGGTCGCAATAAAGCCTTTGGTAAAAGCGGAATCATCGCGGGGCAGAGTGTTATAGAGCTTATGGAAAGCCTAAAATTTTATAAAGAGAGTGAGTTTAAAACCCACAGTACGACTCTGGTTATGTCCAAACAAGTTAAGAACATGAATATGGAAGATTTAAGTGAGGTTGCGAACTACGTTTCAAAATTACAAAAATAG
- a CDS encoding PilZ domain-containing protein, with translation MENEVISQSDKEDFLATSALFLKEFEEKFVDYFACMYVNYDKIVTKEESKEIAFSIYHALFKSDYDISEFRENLFDRMQYDRVMIGFLINRSVFYLIENYISFSHEHEISSQVELLIGCISRFINIVEDEVTPKVCNFTSALDVSFSNDIMFSPTNNIIETFHQMKQENQSVIFLNLYKGVPISSEATILDIEGENVTFKIDKLQEIAMKLDGQAFIVKNNHFSKHLKADIVYNNFQANTVVLTNFIYLLNMPALQREFIRVHPDIVAKVFLHQFGNLQTSGRLYDLSMNGLGVVSSENNGMFVGAKVLIEFELNSASVAADRDRKIEVQGEVINIIEYKDSYRYCMRIFPDRAMSQKILHYITKREHEILEDLNNELKEYVE, from the coding sequence ATGGAAAATGAAGTTATTTCTCAAAGTGACAAAGAGGACTTTTTAGCGACGTCGGCACTTTTTTTAAAAGAGTTTGAAGAGAAGTTTGTTGATTATTTTGCTTGCATGTATGTCAACTACGATAAGATAGTTACAAAAGAAGAGTCAAAAGAGATCGCTTTTAGTATTTATCATGCCTTGTTTAAGTCTGATTATGACATTAGTGAGTTTAGAGAAAATCTTTTTGATCGTATGCAATATGATAGAGTTATGATTGGTTTTCTTATCAATCGAAGCGTATTTTATTTGATTGAAAATTATATTTCATTCTCGCATGAACATGAAATTTCTTCACAAGTTGAACTTCTAATAGGTTGCATAAGTCGGTTTATCAATATCGTTGAGGATGAGGTAACGCCTAAAGTATGCAATTTTACAAGTGCATTGGATGTCAGCTTTAGCAATGATATTATGTTCTCTCCAACTAACAACATTATTGAAACGTTTCATCAAATGAAACAAGAAAATCAAAGTGTGATTTTTCTTAATCTTTATAAAGGTGTTCCGATTAGTTCTGAAGCAACAATTCTTGATATTGAAGGTGAAAATGTCACTTTTAAAATAGACAAGTTGCAAGAAATTGCTATGAAGTTAGACGGGCAAGCTTTTATTGTCAAAAATAACCATTTTAGTAAACACCTCAAAGCAGATATTGTTTACAATAATTTTCAAGCCAATACCGTGGTCTTAACCAACTTTATTTATTTACTCAATATGCCAGCACTTCAAAGAGAGTTTATTCGGGTGCATCCTGATATTGTTGCTAAAGTTTTTCTACATCAATTTGGCAATCTTCAAACAAGTGGAAGGCTTTATGACCTTTCTATGAATGGACTAGGTGTTGTCAGTAGCGAAAATAATGGAATGTTTGTAGGTGCAAAAGTTCTCATTGAATTTGAACTTAACAGCGCTTCTGTGGCTGCTGATCGCGATAGAAAGATAGAAGTGCAAGGCGAAGTGATCAATATCATTGAGTACAAAGATTCTTATCGTTACTGCATGCGTATTTTTCCCGATCGTGCAATGAGCCAAAAGATACTTCATTACATTACAAAACGCGAGCACGAGATTTTAGAAGATCTTAATAATGAGTTAAAAGAGTATGTAGAGTAA
- a CDS encoding Fur family transcriptional regulator: protein MSEQIKSLFEEHDIKFTTARSSILEVLKEAHHPMCYEQIKEKMSVAMDKATFYRNIAKFEELGMVHKFEADDRKWYFELSSTTHAHFICEHCHKITCMDVDLGKVEGEVTSIVLKGTCKECHV from the coding sequence ATGAGCGAACAGATCAAATCATTGTTTGAAGAACATGATATCAAGTTTACAACCGCACGTTCTTCTATCTTGGAAGTGCTTAAAGAGGCGCATCATCCCATGTGCTATGAGCAGATAAAAGAGAAGATGAGTGTTGCAATGGATAAAGCAACGTTTTACCGCAACATTGCCAAGTTTGAAGAATTGGGGATGGTGCATAAGTTTGAAGCCGATGATCGCAAGTGGTATTTTGAACTCTCTAGCACAACACATGCTCATTTTATTTGTGAGCATTGCCATAAAATCACCTGTATGGATGTTGATTTAGGCAAAGTTGAGGGAGAAGTTACCAGCATTGTATTAAAGGGAACATGCAAGGAGTGTCACGTATGA
- a CDS encoding metal ABC transporter permease, whose translation MMDILNFDFMQNALFASLLVSIICGVIGTLTVINRMVFIAGGIAHGSYGGIGLALYFGIAPMLGASLFSLFLGAIIAYITHHNNARLDALIGVLWAFGMALGIIMTDLTPGYNVDLMSYLFGAILSVTPEDLYGMGAVLVVVLSFAIIFYKQLLAMSFDAQFAKLRGINVTWLYFALVLIIALGVVIIIRAVGLILVIALLTIPPYIAEKFTNSVGGMMIVSSLLSALFCTVGLYLSYSFNLSGGASIILVATTTFFLQLLYSRYFKS comes from the coding sequence ATGATGGACATACTCAACTTTGATTTTATGCAAAATGCACTTTTTGCATCCTTGTTAGTCAGCATTATTTGTGGTGTCATTGGGACATTGACCGTTATTAATCGCATGGTCTTCATTGCGGGCGGTATTGCCCATGGCTCGTATGGTGGCATTGGCTTAGCGCTTTATTTTGGCATTGCTCCAATGCTTGGTGCTTCACTTTTTTCGCTTTTTTTAGGGGCTATCATCGCTTATATTACCCACCACAACAATGCACGTCTTGATGCACTCATTGGTGTATTGTGGGCATTTGGAATGGCGCTTGGTATTATTATGACTGACCTAACTCCGGGCTACAATGTTGATTTGATGAGTTATCTTTTTGGTGCTATTTTATCCGTAACGCCTGAAGATCTTTATGGAATGGGCGCTGTGCTCGTCGTAGTCTTAAGCTTTGCTATCATTTTTTACAAACAACTTTTGGCGATGAGTTTTGATGCCCAGTTTGCAAAACTTCGAGGCATTAATGTCACTTGGCTCTATTTTGCTTTGGTTTTGATCATAGCACTAGGTGTTGTGATTATCATCCGTGCGGTGGGGCTTATTTTAGTGATTGCTTTGCTTACCATTCCACCTTACATTGCAGAGAAATTTACCAATTCTGTGGGAGGCATGATGATCGTTTCATCGCTTCTTTCAGCACTCTTTTGCACGGTTGGACTTTATCTCTCTTACAGCTTCAACCTTAGTGGCGGAGCTTCCATTATTTTAGTGGCAACAACAACCTTTTTTCTCCAGCTTCTCTATAGCAGGTACTTCAAATCTTAG
- a CDS encoding transporter substrate-binding domain-containing protein — translation MKKLLAALLVMLGINAMADDINLWQKSTLNSIVQKGVLTVGLEPGYMPFEMKDKQGNIIGFDVDMANEMAKAMGVKLQLVPTAWDGIIAGLLTGKYDIIMSGMTITQERNLKINFADPYISVGQTILAPKKHAGKKWSDLDKPEYTIVTKIGVTGEIATRKMFKKAKIRTFETEADAAQEVLNGNADGLVYDKPYNAIFFAEKGTDKLVHLSEELTYEPLGFAIRKGDPDFLNWLNNFLNQAKNDGTYKKIYDRWFTDSSWQKKVM, via the coding sequence ATGAAGAAACTTTTAGCGGCATTACTTGTAATGCTTGGCATTAATGCTATGGCTGATGATATCAACCTATGGCAAAAATCAACCCTCAACAGTATCGTTCAAAAAGGTGTTCTAACCGTTGGTTTGGAACCTGGTTATATGCCTTTTGAAATGAAAGACAAACAAGGCAATATCATCGGTTTTGACGTAGATATGGCAAATGAAATGGCAAAAGCAATGGGTGTTAAACTCCAACTTGTTCCAACCGCATGGGATGGTATCATCGCAGGTCTTTTAACAGGCAAATATGACATCATTATGTCTGGTATGACGATTACACAAGAGAGAAACCTCAAAATCAACTTTGCTGATCCTTACATCAGCGTAGGCCAAACAATCCTCGCACCTAAAAAACATGCTGGTAAAAAATGGAGCGATTTGGATAAACCAGAATACACTATCGTTACTAAAATTGGTGTAACAGGCGAAATTGCAACACGTAAAATGTTCAAAAAAGCAAAAATCAGAACCTTTGAAACAGAAGCTGATGCTGCACAAGAAGTTCTTAATGGCAATGCAGACGGTCTTGTTTATGACAAACCATACAACGCTATTTTCTTTGCGGAAAAAGGTACAGATAAACTTGTTCACTTAAGTGAAGAATTGACTTATGAGCCTCTTGGTTTTGCGATTCGCAAAGGTGATCCTGATTTCCTTAACTGGTTGAATAACTTCCTAAATCAAGCAAAAAATGACGGTACTTACAAAAAAATCTATGACAGATGGTTCACAGATTCTTCTTGGCAAAAAAAGGTAATGTAA
- a CDS encoding metal ABC transporter ATP-binding protein has product MQNDIQINHLYFSYDGATVLEDINLQYNKNEFLAIIGPNGGGKSTLLKMMIGLLEPERGEVLLFGEKPLHVSHEIAYVPQDTIANKDFPIKVMDVVLMGRLSKSKAFATYSKEDKTIALSMLERVGMKGFENQKINTLSGGQRQRVFIARALACEAKIMFLDEPTASIDTAGQIDMFKLLKSLNETVGIVIISHDINVALNYATKVVHVNKTLYVHDVPKTQNFKVFENQNEHVCPVELISATRCNHTHKELS; this is encoded by the coding sequence ATGCAAAACGATATACAAATCAATCACCTTTATTTTAGTTATGATGGCGCAACCGTGCTGGAGGACATTAACCTCCAGTACAACAAAAACGAATTTTTAGCCATTATTGGGCCCAACGGTGGGGGTAAAAGCACCCTGCTTAAGATGATGATAGGCTTACTTGAGCCCGAGCGTGGCGAAGTGCTTCTTTTTGGTGAAAAACCTTTACATGTAAGCCATGAAATTGCCTATGTCCCTCAAGACACCATCGCCAATAAAGACTTCCCCATTAAAGTGATGGACGTTGTTCTTATGGGCAGACTTTCCAAATCTAAAGCTTTTGCAACCTACTCTAAAGAAGACAAAACTATCGCTTTAAGTATGTTAGAAAGAGTTGGCATGAAAGGGTTTGAAAACCAAAAAATCAACACGCTCTCTGGCGGTCAACGCCAACGTGTTTTCATTGCACGTGCCCTTGCGTGTGAAGCAAAGATTATGTTTTTGGACGAACCAACAGCAAGCATCGACACCGCAGGGCAAATCGATATGTTTAAACTACTCAAATCGCTCAACGAAACAGTGGGTATTGTTATCATCAGCCACGACATCAATGTTGCACTGAATTACGCCACCAAAGTTGTCCATGTCAACAAAACGCTCTACGTCCACGATGTGCCAAAAACTCAAAATTTCAAAGTCTTTGAAAATCAAAATGAACACGTCTGTCCCGTTGAGCTTATCAGCGCAACCCGTTGTAACCACACGCATAAAGAACTTTCATGA
- a CDS encoding OmpP1/FadL family transporter, producing MKQTVRVATLLSLSAATLLASGYRIPEQSLNSVALSAAYVAGANGADASYYNPANMSFMENGAFTEVAMTYINLPKVKYTDALNSAYNGDSKEEQFLMPNLHYVSPMMGNWRYGLSITAPAGLSKRWDETFQKMSAEEFTLKVIEVNPTASYLVNDQFSVGFGLRGVYTSGKIKAFRAGSYENSMDADSIDFGYNLALSYKPIKELTLAATYRSKVNLTVDGDAQTTFYIPAATPFNGGVKTHIPLPASLALAAAYTIDKTTAEFVYERTYWSAYDSLDFQFDNATAEASALGAVKPKNWKDVNAYRIGLSHQCTDNLKMMAGFAIDKSPTPDNTLGFELPDSDAKLYSVGFEYKLSQNLKVGLAYLYDIKEDRTVTNRSGSNPAAPYGTFTDSSAHLVTASFKYKF from the coding sequence ATGAAACAAACGGTAAGGGTAGCCACGTTACTAAGTCTTAGTGCGGCGACATTGTTAGCTTCAGGATACCGTATTCCTGAGCAATCTTTAAACTCAGTAGCACTCAGTGCTGCTTACGTTGCAGGTGCAAATGGCGCAGATGCCAGTTATTATAACCCTGCGAATATGTCGTTTATGGAAAATGGCGCTTTTACTGAGGTTGCGATGACCTACATTAACTTGCCAAAAGTAAAGTATACGGATGCTCTTAACAGTGCGTATAATGGTGATTCTAAAGAAGAGCAGTTTTTAATGCCAAACTTGCACTATGTCTCTCCAATGATGGGTAATTGGCGTTATGGTCTCTCCATCACCGCCCCAGCAGGTCTTTCAAAACGTTGGGATGAGACTTTCCAAAAAATGAGTGCAGAAGAATTTACCCTTAAAGTTATTGAGGTGAATCCGACAGCAAGTTACCTTGTAAATGATCAGTTCTCCGTTGGTTTTGGTCTTAGAGGCGTCTACACCAGTGGTAAAATCAAGGCGTTTAGAGCAGGTTCTTATGAAAATAGTATGGATGCCGATTCGATTGATTTTGGGTACAACTTGGCATTGAGCTATAAGCCTATTAAAGAATTGACTTTAGCCGCAACGTATCGCTCAAAAGTCAATTTAACGGTTGATGGTGATGCGCAGACAACATTTTATATACCTGCCGCTACACCTTTCAATGGTGGCGTGAAAACACATATCCCACTTCCTGCTTCTCTAGCTTTAGCCGCAGCGTACACCATCGATAAAACGACAGCAGAATTTGTTTATGAGAGAACGTATTGGTCAGCGTATGACTCTTTGGATTTTCAATTTGATAATGCAACTGCTGAGGCTTCAGCATTAGGTGCAGTCAAGCCAAAAAATTGGAAAGATGTGAATGCGTACCGTATTGGACTAAGTCACCAATGTACCGATAATCTTAAAATGATGGCAGGTTTTGCGATAGATAAATCACCTACACCAGACAATACTCTTGGTTTTGAACTTCCAGACTCCGACGCAAAACTTTACTCTGTAGGTTTTGAGTATAAACTTTCACAAAATCTAAAAGTGGGGTTAGCGTACCTTTATGATATTAAAGAAGATAGAACCGTTACAAATAGATCTGGCTCAAACCCAGCGGCACCGTATGGTACTTTTACAGACTCTTCAGCTCATCTTGTAACAGCGTCATTTAAGTACAAGTTTTAA
- a CDS encoding amino acid ABC transporter permease, whose protein sequence is MAKGKQHLLHNKAFGHVVAVAFYVAVGYLLFVAASNMNYIWKWTSVPKYFAYEKTDTITAPLDGTIQIRGTSLIIQGRDDSKEIEIEKGYSLDVKDGDSVYERDTLAKKTSMHIGPLLEGLIVTLEISGLAAILAFSIGSLLAFMRISNYQFLKDIATVYIAIIRGTPLLVQIFIFYFIIATIFELERFLAGAISLGLFFGAYIAEVLRGAIQSIDKGQYEAAKSLGMNYTQTMIYIIMPQALKRALPTLVGEMIALVKDSSLVSVISITDLTKVGREIVANTFSPFETWLIIAAVYFAITFLLSVFGHKIEMKMKKQGGM, encoded by the coding sequence GTGGCAAAAGGAAAACAACATCTTTTGCACAATAAAGCATTCGGTCACGTAGTGGCCGTTGCTTTTTATGTTGCAGTTGGGTACTTACTCTTTGTGGCTGCGTCCAACATGAATTACATTTGGAAATGGACTAGTGTTCCAAAATACTTCGCGTATGAAAAAACAGATACGATAACTGCACCACTTGATGGAACAATACAAATCCGCGGAACATCTTTGATTATTCAAGGACGAGACGATAGTAAAGAGATAGAAATAGAAAAGGGTTATTCCCTTGACGTTAAAGATGGTGATAGTGTTTACGAACGTGATACTCTTGCTAAAAAAACATCAATGCACATAGGACCCTTACTTGAAGGTTTAATTGTTACACTCGAGATTTCAGGGCTTGCTGCAATTTTAGCCTTTTCCATAGGTTCACTTCTTGCTTTCATGCGTATTTCGAATTACCAGTTTTTAAAAGATATAGCGACTGTTTATATCGCAATTATAAGAGGAACACCTCTTCTGGTTCAAATTTTTATCTTCTATTTTATTATCGCTACGATATTTGAACTTGAGCGCTTTCTTGCAGGTGCTATCTCATTAGGGCTTTTCTTTGGAGCTTATATTGCTGAAGTATTGCGTGGAGCGATTCAATCTATCGATAAAGGACAGTATGAAGCTGCCAAATCACTCGGTATGAACTATACACAAACCATGATCTATATCATCATGCCTCAAGCGCTTAAACGAGCACTTCCTACCCTTGTAGGAGAGATGATAGCACTTGTAAAAGACTCTTCATTGGTTTCTGTTATTTCCATTACAGACCTTACAAAAGTAGGTCGTGAAATTGTTGCCAATACCTTTTCACCATTTGAAACATGGCTTATTATAGCAGCAGTTTATTTTGCAATTACATTTTTACTCTCAGTATTCGGACACAAAATCGAAATGAAAATGAAAAAACAAGGTGGTATGTAA
- a CDS encoding metal ABC transporter solute-binding protein, Zn/Mn family, translating into MKFFILLFTLLFGSLLSAAPTVTVSILPQKYFVEQIAKDFLHVNVMVAPGASQHTYEPKPAQMKELASSDAYFSIGDGFEKAWLPKFKSSNPKMVMVDTVKGIEKIAMAEHHHEGEKKDAHHDHEEESLDPHVWLDPILVKTQAKNIYDALIMLYPAQNAEFTKNYEAFMVSLDALDASIQNTLSEIKSRKFIVFHPSYGYFAKRYNLEQIAIEVSGKEPKPSELATIIKEAKEENAKVIFVAPQFSQKSAVSIAKQINGKVLPIDPLAYAWSENLLSIAKTFQSELK; encoded by the coding sequence ATGAAATTTTTTATACTTTTATTCACTCTTCTCTTTGGTTCACTCTTAAGTGCTGCACCTACTGTGACCGTCAGTATTCTTCCCCAAAAATATTTTGTCGAACAGATTGCTAAAGATTTTTTACATGTAAATGTTATGGTTGCCCCAGGTGCTAGCCAACATACCTACGAGCCAAAACCTGCTCAGATGAAAGAGCTTGCAAGTTCTGATGCTTACTTTAGCATTGGTGATGGTTTTGAAAAAGCATGGCTTCCTAAATTCAAGAGTAGCAATCCTAAAATGGTAATGGTCGATACCGTTAAAGGCATTGAGAAAATAGCAATGGCAGAACACCATCATGAAGGTGAAAAAAAAGATGCTCACCATGACCATGAAGAGGAATCTCTCGATCCACACGTTTGGCTCGACCCTATTTTGGTTAAAACGCAAGCTAAGAATATTTACGATGCACTGATCATGCTTTACCCAGCACAGAACGCTGAATTTACAAAAAACTATGAAGCATTTATGGTTTCACTCGATGCTTTAGATGCGTCCATTCAAAACACGCTAAGTGAAATCAAAAGCCGTAAATTTATCGTCTTTCACCCTTCTTATGGCTACTTTGCGAAACGTTATAACTTGGAGCAAATCGCCATCGAAGTCAGCGGAAAAGAGCCAAAACCAAGTGAGTTAGCGACTATCATTAAAGAAGCCAAAGAGGAAAATGCCAAAGTCATTTTTGTTGCTCCTCAGTTTTCACAAAAAAGTGCTGTCAGTATTGCTAAACAAATCAATGGAAAAGTTCTACCCATTGACCCACTTGCTTATGCATGGAGTGAAAATCTTTTGAGCATTGCCAAAACCTTTCAATCAGAACTAAAATGA
- a CDS encoding DMT family transporter: MISHKLRELGADFLLLMVAVAWGSTFFVVQAAVNETPVYTFLFWRFFLAGSLMLLISFKQLRYFNREVLKAGSLLGLFMFLGYAFQTFALTYTYSSTVGFITGLSVIVVPFVTYLIFKQKASLFSTLGAIIASIGLYFLTLNNELGFSLGEFYAFVCAMMFALHIVFTGHLSRQHNIYLLVTIQFLTVGVCSFIGGFMMDGSIIPPRTDMLFMNAIAITVIFATIFAFWVQTAMQRFTTAAKTAIIFTMEPVSAGIFGYFFANELLTFPQICGAVMILGGMLIAELGSYFMEQYRRRKNAV, translated from the coding sequence TTGATTAGTCATAAACTAAGAGAATTGGGCGCAGATTTTTTACTTTTAATGGTAGCCGTTGCATGGGGAAGTACTTTTTTTGTGGTACAAGCTGCGGTTAATGAAACACCTGTTTATACCTTTTTATTTTGGCGGTTTTTCTTAGCAGGTTCTTTAATGCTATTAATTTCATTTAAACAACTGCGTTATTTCAACCGTGAGGTTTTAAAAGCAGGCTCTCTTTTGGGTCTTTTTATGTTCTTAGGTTATGCATTTCAAACATTTGCGCTTACATATACTTACTCTTCTACGGTTGGTTTTATTACAGGGTTAAGTGTGATTGTCGTTCCTTTTGTAACGTATCTTATCTTCAAGCAGAAAGCTTCACTGTTTTCAACATTAGGCGCTATCATAGCGTCTATCGGGCTCTATTTTTTAACACTCAATAACGAATTAGGTTTTTCGTTAGGTGAATTTTATGCTTTTGTGTGTGCTATGATGTTTGCACTGCATATTGTTTTTACGGGGCATCTTTCACGTCAACACAATATTTATCTTTTAGTGACCATTCAATTTCTAACGGTAGGTGTGTGCTCTTTTATTGGCGGTTTTATGATGGATGGCTCTATCATTCCACCTAGAACGGATATGTTGTTTATGAATGCTATTGCCATTACGGTTATTTTTGCAACGATCTTTGCCTTTTGGGTGCAAACAGCCATGCAGCGTTTTACCACAGCGGCAAAAACAGCGATTATTTTTACGATGGAACCTGTCAGTGCAGGAATTTTTGGCTATTTCTTTGCCAATGAACTTTTAACTTTTCCACAAATTTGTGGTGCGGTGATGATTTTAGGCGGTATGCTCATCGCAGAACTGGGTTCTTACTTTATGGAGCAATACCGCAGACGAAAAAATGCCGTCTAA
- a CDS encoding cytochrome C, with protein MKKIFYAILVSTCLLSTSLYASAVRGKNFYAQYLKPVCGFNGEVMGKKHTANEWKTFNDNNQLNLAIKALCPNAPLITTEKDLTNLYHFLSSFASDSGNVPSCN; from the coding sequence GTGAAAAAGATTTTTTATGCCATACTCGTTAGTACGTGTTTGCTTTCTACATCTCTTTATGCAAGTGCCGTTAGAGGAAAAAACTTTTATGCACAGTATTTAAAACCCGTATGCGGCTTTAACGGTGAAGTTATGGGGAAAAAGCACACTGCAAATGAATGGAAAACGTTTAATGATAACAATCAACTCAATCTTGCAATTAAAGCACTCTGCCCTAACGCTCCTTTAATTACTACGGAAAAAGATCTTACAAATTTATATCACTTTTTAAGTTCTTTTGCCAGCGATAGTGGCAATGTACCCTCGTGCAATTAA
- a CDS encoding amino acid ABC transporter ATP-binding protein, translating into MSQAIVRMENVNKYYGDFHVLKNINFSVTEGEIVVICGPSGSGKSTLIRCINKLEEIDNGEIVIDGFDLYAKKVNINQVRAETGMVFQHFNLFPHLTILENITIAQRKVKGISKHDANEAALKLLERVGLVHKAEGYPNELSGGQKQRVAIARTLAMKPKIILFDEPTSALDPEMIGGVLDVMRELAHENFTIVCVTHEMGFAKEVCDRIVFMDEGVIIEEATPEAFFANPKTERAQKFLQEILTH; encoded by the coding sequence ATGAGTCAAGCTATTGTTCGCATGGAAAATGTTAATAAATATTATGGCGATTTTCATGTTCTTAAAAATATAAATTTTTCCGTTACGGAAGGCGAAATTGTTGTTATTTGCGGACCTAGTGGTAGCGGTAAATCAACGCTTATTCGTTGTATAAATAAACTTGAAGAGATTGATAACGGTGAGATCGTTATTGACGGATTTGATCTCTATGCAAAAAAAGTTAACATTAACCAAGTTCGTGCCGAAACGGGCATGGTTTTCCAACACTTCAATCTTTTTCCCCATTTAACGATTTTAGAAAATATTACCATCGCGCAACGCAAAGTCAAGGGTATTAGCAAACATGACGCCAATGAAGCAGCTCTTAAACTTCTAGAACGTGTAGGCTTAGTACACAAAGCTGAGGGCTATCCAAATGAGCTTAGTGGTGGTCAAAAACAACGTGTGGCTATTGCTAGAACATTGGCAATGAAACCCAAAATTATTTTATTTGATGAACCAACTTCTGCCCTTGATCCTGAGATGATTGGTGGTGTTTTGGATGTTATGCGTGAACTTGCACATGAAAATTTTACCATTGTTTGCGTTACCCATGAAATGGGTTTTGCTAAAGAAGTTTGCGATCGTATCGTCTTTATGGATGAAGGTGTCATCATTGAAGAAGCCACTCCTGAAGCTTTCTTTGCCAATCCAAAAACAGAACGTGCTCAGAAATTTTTACAAGAGATATTAACACATTAA